One Sanguibacter keddieii DSM 10542 genomic window carries:
- a CDS encoding carbohydrate ABC transporter permease, with protein MSTSVPVIAQTAGKGAARSAAKRRRNKVGGADRRPGWVTYTILSVVLLVSVYPLLYVFLLGSSDQLTISQNPIPSLIPQGNLLENFQRVFDSAIPLWKGFFNSLIVAVLQSLSVVIFSTLAGYSFAKLRFRGRGPLLVFVIATMAIPTQLGIVPLFIVMSEIGWSGKLIAVIVPGMVTAFGVFWMTQYLENALPFELIEAARVDGASMIRTFWHVAMPAARPAAAMLALFTFIGSWTAFFWPFIILNGSNPTLPMVIQQLQANYFQDYSLIMAGVLLSTLPLIFVFIFAGRQLVAGIMQGAVKG; from the coding sequence ATGAGCACCTCAGTCCCCGTCATCGCCCAGACCGCCGGCAAGGGCGCTGCCCGCAGCGCCGCCAAGCGCCGCCGCAACAAGGTCGGCGGCGCCGACCGCCGACCCGGGTGGGTCACCTACACCATCCTGTCCGTCGTGCTGCTCGTCTCGGTCTACCCGCTGCTCTACGTGTTCCTGCTCGGGTCCTCCGACCAGCTGACCATCTCGCAGAACCCGATCCCGAGCCTCATCCCCCAGGGCAACCTGCTCGAGAACTTCCAGCGGGTGTTCGACTCCGCGATCCCGCTGTGGAAGGGCTTCTTCAACTCGCTGATCGTCGCCGTGCTGCAGTCGCTGTCCGTCGTGATCTTCTCGACGCTCGCCGGCTACTCCTTCGCCAAGCTGCGCTTCCGCGGCCGCGGACCGCTGCTCGTGTTCGTCATCGCGACGATGGCGATCCCGACCCAGCTCGGCATCGTCCCGCTGTTCATCGTCATGTCCGAGATCGGCTGGTCCGGCAAGCTCATCGCCGTGATCGTGCCCGGCATGGTCACCGCCTTCGGCGTGTTCTGGATGACGCAGTACCTCGAGAACGCCCTGCCCTTCGAGCTCATCGAGGCGGCCCGCGTGGACGGCGCGTCGATGATCCGCACCTTCTGGCACGTGGCCATGCCCGCCGCACGCCCCGCCGCCGCGATGCTCGCGCTCTTCACCTTCATCGGGAGCTGGACCGCGTTCTTCTGGCCGTTCATCATCCTCAACGGGTCCAACCCCACCCTGCCCATGGTGATCCAGCAGCTCCAGGCGAACTACTTCCAGGACTACTCGCTCATCATGGCCGGCGTGCTGCTCTCGACGCTGCCGCTGATCTTCGTGTTCATCTTCGCGGGCCGCCAGCTGGTGGCCGGCATCATGCAAGGAGCTGTCAAGGGATGA
- a CDS encoding MBL fold metallo-hydrolase has protein sequence MGNGFFHSGIIDTDESQSVYVYDCGSINRPANRAALTREIGEFGKQLDLRDAGVDIMFISHFDEDHVSGIPELTQRVRVTKFVLPMIPGPDRLLLYSRSLLDRTPGRPIGSFYGSFITDPDAALRALGATGVFFIPPTQPQGGDEGDAGEPLHEERKPIRDIDSDQGNTTAHVDLEISTKLATISRDGDVVWEWRYAQSQQSTSVMKDFAGELVKAGAIAREVDLHDSREIARLVQTRPADLADAYRLAIRKVGRSFTRNLSSLMLYSGPPVAGWCSTLTRRSTACPPFEDVFVSGDRPGFLGLGDANLRSKARRAHVNAVFKERKKRVGTFAPAHHGSHLDWNVSLLDGLGGGSGYRPTLVFSASGAYDHPHLKVLLEANEAGATTKVVGVEEPSRLTESFAIFYQP, from the coding sequence GTGGGCAATGGGTTCTTCCACAGCGGCATTATCGATACTGATGAGAGTCAAAGCGTCTACGTCTACGATTGCGGGTCAATCAACAGACCAGCCAACCGGGCCGCACTAACTCGAGAGATCGGCGAGTTCGGAAAACAGCTCGACCTGCGGGACGCTGGCGTTGACATCATGTTCATCTCGCACTTTGACGAGGATCATGTGTCCGGAATTCCAGAGCTTACCCAAAGGGTACGGGTGACAAAGTTTGTTCTGCCGATGATTCCAGGACCGGACCGCCTACTCCTCTACTCGAGGTCACTTCTAGACAGAACACCTGGGCGCCCAATCGGGTCCTTCTATGGATCTTTTATCACTGACCCGGATGCCGCCTTACGTGCACTCGGCGCCACGGGGGTTTTTTTCATCCCTCCTACGCAACCGCAAGGCGGCGACGAAGGAGATGCTGGCGAGCCCTTGCACGAAGAGCGGAAGCCCATCAGAGATATCGACTCAGACCAGGGCAACACCACGGCCCATGTCGACCTCGAAATCTCCACCAAACTGGCTACGATCTCAAGAGACGGCGACGTGGTCTGGGAATGGCGGTACGCCCAGTCGCAACAATCCACCTCCGTGATGAAGGATTTCGCTGGCGAGCTCGTGAAGGCCGGCGCGATCGCACGTGAAGTCGATCTTCACGACTCAAGAGAAATAGCACGCTTGGTGCAGACTAGACCGGCCGACCTAGCGGATGCATATCGGCTCGCGATCCGAAAAGTTGGAAGATCCTTCACGAGGAACCTCAGTTCTCTCATGCTTTATTCTGGCCCTCCGGTGGCGGGATGGTGCTCAACCCTTACACGCCGTTCCACAGCATGCCCCCCCTTTGAGGATGTTTTCGTCTCGGGCGATCGCCCGGGGTTTTTGGGCCTTGGCGACGCCAATCTTCGATCAAAGGCCCGTAGGGCGCACGTGAATGCAGTCTTTAAGGAAAGGAAGAAGCGGGTTGGGACCTTCGCGCCAGCCCATCACGGCTCCCACCTAGACTGGAACGTCAGTTTGCTCGATGGACTCGGGGGAGGCTCTGGGTACCGACCAACCCTGGTATTCAGCGCTTCCGGAGCCTACGACCATCCACATTTGAAAGTTCTCCTGGAGGCCAATGAGGCGGGAGCCACGACGAAAGTCGTAGGGGTCGAGGAGCCTTCGCGCTTGACGGAGTCTTTCGCCATCTTCTATCAACCTTGA
- a CDS encoding Glu/Leu/Phe/Val family dehydrogenase — protein sequence MSTQNTAAAAHDTEQQDDSPEQRPGSSSPERPPVASARPGLAVPATASVPWANALGQLAGAVEILGYEEGLHEMLATPRREINVAVPLRRDDGRVELFKGFRVQHNVSRGPGKGGLRFHPSVDADEVRALAMLMTWKCAVVDLPYGGAKGGVGIDPAGYSERELERVTRRYTSEIMPMIGPERDIMAPDMGTSEKTMAWVMDTYSVSQGYTIPGVVTGKPLAVGGSLGRATATSRGVVHVTISALAEVGEEVTGATVAIQGFGKVGAHAASIFAEEGARVVAVSDQFGGLHNAAGIDVPRLLDHVAATGSVVGFEGADPVDNDTLLALEVDVLVPAAIDGVLDSRTAPTVRARFVVEGANGPTTADADRILAAKGVVVVPDILANAGGVVVSYFEWVQSNQTYWWDANEIEQKLADRMHSAFREVAATSRAQGITLRDAALVIGVRRVAEAHQIRGLYP from the coding sequence ATGTCCACCCAGAACACGGCAGCGGCAGCCCACGACACCGAGCAGCAGGACGACAGCCCCGAGCAGCGCCCAGGCAGCAGCTCGCCCGAGAGGCCACCGGTGGCGTCCGCACGGCCAGGCCTCGCCGTGCCGGCGACCGCGTCCGTCCCCTGGGCCAACGCCCTGGGCCAGCTCGCCGGTGCCGTGGAGATCCTCGGCTACGAGGAGGGCCTCCACGAGATGCTCGCCACGCCCCGCCGCGAGATCAACGTGGCCGTGCCGCTGCGACGCGACGACGGCCGGGTCGAGCTGTTCAAGGGCTTCCGGGTGCAGCACAACGTCTCGCGCGGGCCGGGCAAGGGCGGGCTGCGGTTCCACCCGAGCGTCGACGCCGACGAGGTTCGCGCGCTCGCCATGCTCATGACGTGGAAGTGTGCCGTCGTCGACCTGCCCTACGGCGGTGCCAAGGGCGGCGTCGGCATCGACCCCGCCGGCTACAGCGAGCGCGAGCTCGAGCGCGTCACCCGTCGCTACACCAGCGAGATCATGCCGATGATCGGCCCCGAGCGCGACATCATGGCACCCGACATGGGCACCAGCGAGAAGACCATGGCCTGGGTCATGGACACGTACTCCGTGAGCCAGGGCTACACCATCCCCGGCGTCGTGACCGGCAAGCCGCTCGCCGTCGGAGGCTCCCTCGGGCGCGCCACCGCCACCTCGCGAGGCGTCGTGCACGTGACCATCTCGGCGCTCGCCGAGGTCGGCGAGGAGGTCACCGGCGCGACCGTCGCGATCCAGGGCTTCGGCAAGGTCGGCGCCCACGCCGCGTCGATCTTCGCCGAGGAGGGCGCCCGGGTGGTCGCCGTGAGCGACCAGTTCGGCGGGCTGCACAACGCCGCCGGCATCGACGTCCCGCGCCTCCTCGACCACGTCGCCGCCACCGGGTCGGTCGTCGGCTTCGAGGGCGCCGACCCCGTCGACAACGACACGCTCCTCGCGCTCGAGGTCGACGTGCTCGTCCCCGCCGCCATCGACGGCGTCCTGGACTCCCGGACCGCCCCGACCGTCCGGGCCCGGTTCGTGGTCGAGGGCGCCAACGGCCCGACCACCGCAGACGCCGACCGGATCCTCGCGGCCAAGGGCGTCGTGGTCGTCCCCGACATCCTCGCCAACGCCGGCGGTGTGGTCGTCTCGTACTTCGAGTGGGTCCAGTCCAACCAGACGTACTGGTGGGACGCCAACGAGATCGAGCAGAAGCTCGCCGACCGCATGCACTCGGCCTTCCGCGAGGTCGCCGCGACCTCGCGCGCCCAGGGCATCACGCTGCGCGACGCAGCGCTGGTCATCGGCGTGCGACGCGTCGCCGAGGCGCACCAGATCCGCGGCCTCTACCCCTGA
- a CDS encoding ABC transporter substrate-binding protein, with the protein MFSNPRSRRLTTVVAGASIMALALSACSSDSDAEGTSTNADGKVELTIATFNNFGYTDELLAEYTAANPNVVIKHTKAAKTEDARSNLTTKLAAGGDGLADIEGIEVDWMPELDMISTAFADLSDPEVEGRYVDWKLAQGTASDGTLIGLGTDIGPAAICYRSDLFEAAGLPTDPAEVAELLGGEDATWDEYFQVGQQFVGASDTAWYDSSLAIMQGMIGQVDAAYEDPTTGEPTDLSANTEVKGIYDSINAVAPDLSAHLDQWSPDWDAAFQNSGFATMLCPAWMTGPIEERAGGVDGWNVADVFPGGGGNWGGSFLTVPKAGKNVEEAKKLALWLTAPEQQIKAFANAGTFPSQVAAYEDETLTSATNDFFNDAPVGQIFINRSNAVNPVPPFKGQNYFAIHQAVQDALKRVDVEQTQQPDEAWTQAVSDFNNLGF; encoded by the coding sequence ATGTTCAGCAACCCCCGTTCGCGCCGCCTGACCACGGTGGTCGCCGGCGCTTCGATCATGGCGCTCGCGCTCTCCGCCTGCTCGAGCGACAGCGACGCCGAAGGCACCTCGACCAACGCCGACGGCAAGGTCGAGCTCACGATCGCCACGTTCAACAACTTCGGCTACACCGACGAGCTGCTCGCCGAGTACACGGCCGCCAACCCCAACGTGGTCATCAAGCACACGAAGGCCGCCAAGACCGAGGACGCCCGCTCGAACCTCACGACCAAGCTCGCCGCCGGCGGTGACGGCCTCGCCGACATCGAGGGCATCGAGGTCGACTGGATGCCCGAGCTCGACATGATCTCGACCGCCTTCGCCGACCTCTCCGACCCCGAGGTCGAGGGCCGGTACGTCGACTGGAAGCTCGCCCAGGGCACCGCGTCCGACGGCACGCTCATCGGCCTCGGCACGGACATCGGCCCGGCGGCCATCTGCTACCGCTCCGACCTCTTCGAGGCTGCCGGTCTGCCGACCGACCCCGCCGAGGTCGCCGAGCTGCTCGGCGGCGAGGACGCCACCTGGGACGAGTACTTCCAGGTGGGCCAGCAGTTCGTCGGCGCCAGCGACACCGCCTGGTACGACTCCAGCCTCGCCATCATGCAGGGCATGATCGGCCAGGTCGACGCGGCCTACGAGGACCCCACCACGGGCGAGCCCACGGACCTCTCGGCCAACACCGAGGTCAAGGGCATCTACGACTCGATCAACGCGGTCGCCCCCGACCTCTCGGCGCACCTCGACCAGTGGTCCCCGGACTGGGACGCCGCGTTCCAGAACTCCGGCTTCGCCACGATGCTCTGCCCCGCCTGGATGACCGGCCCGATCGAGGAGCGCGCTGGCGGCGTCGACGGCTGGAACGTCGCTGACGTCTTCCCCGGCGGCGGCGGCAACTGGGGCGGGTCCTTCCTGACCGTCCCGAAGGCCGGCAAGAACGTCGAGGAGGCCAAGAAGCTCGCCCTGTGGCTGACCGCCCCCGAGCAGCAGATCAAGGCCTTCGCCAACGCGGGCACCTTCCCGAGCCAGGTCGCGGCCTACGAGGACGAGACCCTCACCTCGGCCACGAACGACTTCTTCAACGACGCCCCGGTCGGCCAGATCTTCATCAACCGCTCCAACGCGGTGAACCCGGTCCCGCCGTTCAAGGGCCAGAACTACTTCGCGATCCACCAGGCCGTCCAGGACGCGCTCAAGCGGGTCGACGTCGAGCAGACGCAGCAGCCGGACGAGGCGTGGACCCAGGCGGTCTCCGACTTCAACAACCTCGGCTTCTGA
- a CDS encoding carbohydrate ABC transporter permease has product MAVLSPPKPSTDEERTPRRIAFRQQRGKWDVKLSPYLYISPFFVLFAITGLFPLVYTAWVSIHDWNLLIGQGEMVGLKNYADVLQQPNFWKALRNTFSIFLLSSVPQVMIAIVLAALLDANIRARTFWRMGVLLPYVVAPVAVGLIFGRLFADQSGTINAVLDIFGMDPVRWHAEILPSHFAIATMVNFRWTGYNTLIFLAAMQAVPRELYEAAIIDGAGRLRQFFSITVPQLRATIIFVVITSTIGGLQIFDEPRMFDPSGMGGADRQWMTLTMYIYELGWGNQKSFGRAAAVAWILFVIIVVIGIINFLITRRISSSGARAVKRSAKKALLDAPQTPPAPAAPLSPTGVAAPAAPPTTTYHPDDLPDDGTTTTGSTR; this is encoded by the coding sequence ATGGCTGTCCTGTCCCCACCCAAGCCCTCGACCGACGAGGAGCGCACACCCCGTCGGATCGCCTTCCGCCAGCAGCGTGGCAAGTGGGATGTGAAGCTCTCCCCCTACCTGTACATCTCGCCGTTCTTCGTGCTCTTCGCGATCACCGGCCTCTTCCCGCTGGTGTACACCGCCTGGGTGTCGATCCACGACTGGAACCTGCTCATCGGGCAGGGCGAGATGGTGGGCCTCAAGAACTACGCGGACGTGCTCCAGCAGCCGAACTTCTGGAAGGCGCTGCGCAACACCTTCTCGATCTTCCTGCTCTCGTCCGTCCCGCAGGTGATGATCGCGATCGTGCTCGCGGCCCTCCTCGACGCCAACATCCGCGCCCGCACCTTCTGGCGCATGGGCGTGCTGCTGCCCTACGTGGTCGCCCCCGTCGCCGTCGGCCTCATCTTCGGCCGCCTGTTCGCCGACCAGTCCGGCACGATCAACGCCGTCCTCGACATCTTCGGCATGGACCCGGTCCGCTGGCACGCCGAGATCCTGCCCAGCCACTTCGCGATCGCGACCATGGTGAACTTCCGCTGGACGGGCTACAACACCCTCATCTTCCTGGCCGCCATGCAGGCGGTCCCCCGCGAGCTCTACGAGGCCGCGATCATCGACGGGGCCGGCCGCCTGCGCCAGTTCTTCTCGATCACCGTGCCGCAGCTGCGCGCCACCATCATCTTCGTCGTCATCACCTCGACCATCGGCGGTCTGCAGATCTTCGACGAGCCCCGGATGTTCGACCCCTCGGGAATGGGCGGCGCCGACCGGCAGTGGATGACGCTCACCATGTACATCTACGAGCTCGGCTGGGGCAACCAGAAGAGCTTCGGCCGCGCCGCAGCGGTCGCGTGGATCCTCTTCGTCATCATCGTCGTCATCGGGATCATCAACTTCCTCATCACCCGGCGCATCTCGTCGTCCGGGGCGAGGGCCGTGAAGCGCTCGGCCAAGAAGGCCCTGCTCGACGCGCCGCAGACTCCCCCGGCGCCCGCCGCGCCGCTGAGCCCCACCGGGGTCGCGGCACCGGCAGCACCGCCGACGACGACGTACCACCCAGACGACCTGCCGGACGACGGCACCACGACCACCGGGAGCACGCGATGA
- a CDS encoding LacI family DNA-binding transcriptional regulator: MSSQVPTLEEVALAAGVSRSTASRAINGGSRVSSEAQAAVDDAVARLGFVPNRAARSLVTRRTNSVALVVPEPDERFLNDPFFAATLRGMNSVLKNSDLQLVLLIAKLDESAGRIAQYLRNGHVDGAIVVSHHRKDDLEGAIEASRLPAVFVGRPFHPFPGLRFVDVDNVAGGRMATEHLLRRGCTRIAHIAGPADMTSGEDRLAGFEEAVRAAGLEPGPVVRGDFTTATGAAAMEQVLAEDPTIDGVFAASDLMASGALQTLAAHGRRVPDDVAVIGYDDLGVADDTVPALTTIANPVVRMARHATEELLVTLGALSPDTLVGGDGDAPPIIEEDGHFVLAPVLVERASS; encoded by the coding sequence ATGAGCTCGCAGGTACCGACACTCGAAGAGGTGGCCCTGGCCGCCGGTGTGTCACGCTCGACCGCGTCACGCGCCATCAACGGCGGTTCGCGGGTCTCCTCCGAGGCGCAGGCCGCGGTCGACGACGCCGTCGCCCGGCTCGGGTTCGTCCCGAACCGGGCGGCGCGGTCGCTCGTCACCCGCCGCACCAACTCCGTCGCGCTCGTGGTCCCCGAGCCCGACGAGAGGTTCCTCAACGACCCCTTCTTCGCGGCGACGCTGCGCGGCATGAACTCCGTGCTGAAGAACTCCGACCTCCAGCTCGTGCTGCTCATCGCCAAGCTCGACGAGTCCGCCGGGCGGATCGCGCAGTACCTGCGGAACGGCCACGTCGACGGCGCGATCGTCGTCTCGCACCACCGCAAGGACGACCTCGAGGGCGCCATCGAGGCGTCCCGGCTGCCCGCCGTGTTCGTCGGGCGCCCCTTCCACCCGTTCCCGGGGCTGCGGTTCGTCGACGTCGACAACGTCGCCGGCGGACGCATGGCCACCGAGCACCTGCTGCGGCGCGGCTGCACCCGCATCGCGCACATCGCCGGACCTGCCGACATGACCTCGGGCGAGGACCGGCTCGCCGGCTTCGAGGAGGCCGTGCGCGCCGCAGGGCTCGAGCCCGGCCCCGTCGTCCGCGGCGACTTCACCACCGCGACGGGCGCCGCAGCCATGGAGCAGGTCCTCGCCGAGGACCCGACCATCGACGGCGTGTTCGCCGCGTCCGACCTCATGGCCAGCGGCGCGCTCCAGACCCTCGCGGCCCACGGCCGCCGCGTCCCCGACGACGTGGCCGTCATCGGCTACGACGACCTCGGCGTCGCCGACGACACCGTCCCCGCGCTCACCACCATCGCCAACCCCGTGGTCCGCATGGCGCGGCATGCGACCGAAGAGCTCCTCGTGACCCTCGGCGCGCTCTCCCCCGACACCCTGGTGGGCGGTGACGGCGACGCACCGCCGATCATCGAGGAGGACGGGCACTTCGTGCTCGCCCCGGTGCTCGTCGAGCGCGCGTCGAGCTGA
- the hemQ gene encoding hydrogen peroxide-dependent heme synthase has translation MSDQHLHHRPDTGETVPTGDINEAVRYTMWSVFSTVQTLPTDADERAGLVDAALAAVGGEDSGIDTELTVRGWYDVGGLRSDADLMVWWHGPSIESVQGAYQRLRASDLGRHLEPVWSNVGLHRPAEFNRGHVPAFMADETPEKYICVYPFVRSYEWYLLPADERATMLRDHGVAAAGYKDVRANTVQAFALGDYEWLLAFEASDLARIVDLMRDLRATEARLHVREEVPFFTGPRTDLHAWADRQPLGD, from the coding sequence ACGAGGCCGTCCGCTACACCATGTGGTCCGTCTTCTCGACGGTCCAGACCCTGCCGACCGACGCCGACGAGCGCGCCGGGCTGGTCGACGCGGCGCTCGCCGCCGTGGGCGGCGAGGACTCGGGTATCGACACCGAGCTCACCGTCCGCGGCTGGTACGACGTCGGCGGCCTGCGCTCCGACGCCGACCTCATGGTGTGGTGGCACGGACCCTCGATCGAGTCCGTGCAGGGCGCCTACCAGCGCCTGCGGGCCTCGGACCTCGGACGTCATCTCGAGCCCGTGTGGTCGAACGTCGGTCTGCACCGCCCGGCCGAGTTCAACCGCGGGCACGTCCCCGCGTTCATGGCCGACGAGACGCCGGAGAAGTACATCTGCGTGTACCCCTTCGTGCGGTCGTACGAGTGGTACCTGCTGCCCGCCGACGAGCGCGCGACCATGCTGCGCGACCACGGCGTCGCGGCCGCGGGCTACAAGGACGTCCGGGCCAACACGGTCCAGGCCTTCGCCCTCGGTGACTACGAGTGGCTCCTCGCCTTCGAGGCGTCCGACCTCGCCCGCATCGTCGACCTCATGCGCGACCTCCGCGCGACCGAGGCGCGCCTCCACGTCCGCGAAGAGGTCCCCTTCTTCACCGGACCGCGCACCGACCTGCACGCCTGGGCCGACCGCCAGCCCCTCGGCGACTGA
- a CDS encoding GH1 family beta-glucosidase: MTSVTPTPAPSTTGTPLVFPEGFVWGAATAAFQIEGAAREDGRKDSIWDTFCRVPGAVLDGHTGDVACDHYHRYADDTRLMQDLGIGAYRFSSSWARVRPDGVAGPAGVNQKGLDFYSRLVDSLLERDILPWITLYHWDLPQALEDQGGWANRDTAYLFAEYAVTMHEALGDRVGVWTTLNEPWCSSFLSYTAGVHAPGRQSRPDGLAAAHHLLLGHGLATQELRARAPEANLGLTLNLTVAEPVDPTNPDDVDAARRIDAQFNRVFADPVFHGAYPVDLLQDLDDLGLAEGFLEHVHDGDLEIISTPIDTLGVNYYHGESVSKTPAAPTEELHGDAPVTRETSAPWPAADGVYWHPTGAPVTDMDWEIQPELLTRLLVRMHEEYTGPKGMRLYVTENGCAYDDVAGPDEQVDDQDRLSFYDQHLRATHAAIAQGADVAGYFAWSLLDNFEWAWGYNKRFGIVRVNYETQERTVKASGAWYGEVASTNTVPPRG; encoded by the coding sequence ATGACGTCCGTGACCCCTACCCCCGCCCCGTCCACGACCGGCACGCCGCTCGTCTTCCCCGAGGGCTTCGTCTGGGGCGCCGCGACCGCGGCCTTCCAGATCGAGGGCGCAGCCCGCGAGGACGGCCGCAAGGACTCCATCTGGGACACCTTCTGCCGCGTGCCCGGCGCCGTCCTCGACGGCCACACCGGTGACGTCGCCTGCGACCACTACCACCGCTACGCCGACGACACGAGGCTCATGCAGGACCTCGGCATCGGCGCCTACAGGTTCTCGTCGTCCTGGGCCCGCGTGCGCCCGGACGGCGTCGCCGGCCCCGCCGGTGTCAACCAGAAGGGGCTCGACTTCTACTCGCGCCTCGTCGACTCGCTCCTCGAGCGGGACATCCTCCCCTGGATCACGCTCTACCACTGGGACCTCCCGCAGGCCCTCGAGGACCAGGGCGGATGGGCGAACCGCGACACCGCGTACCTCTTCGCGGAGTACGCCGTGACGATGCACGAGGCGCTCGGCGACAGGGTCGGCGTGTGGACGACGCTCAACGAGCCGTGGTGCTCGTCGTTCCTCAGCTACACCGCCGGGGTGCACGCGCCCGGCCGCCAGTCGCGACCCGACGGCCTCGCCGCCGCGCACCACCTGCTGCTCGGCCACGGCCTCGCCACCCAGGAGCTGCGTGCCCGGGCTCCCGAGGCGAACCTCGGGCTCACGCTCAACCTCACGGTCGCCGAGCCGGTCGACCCGACCAACCCCGACGACGTCGACGCCGCACGCCGGATCGACGCGCAGTTCAACCGGGTCTTCGCCGACCCGGTCTTCCACGGCGCCTACCCGGTCGACCTCCTCCAGGACCTCGACGACCTCGGGCTCGCCGAGGGGTTCCTCGAGCACGTGCACGACGGGGACCTCGAGATCATCTCGACGCCGATCGACACGCTCGGCGTGAACTACTACCACGGCGAGAGCGTCTCGAAGACGCCCGCAGCCCCCACCGAGGAGCTCCACGGCGACGCCCCCGTCACCCGCGAGACCTCCGCACCGTGGCCCGCGGCAGACGGCGTCTACTGGCACCCCACGGGCGCGCCGGTGACCGACATGGACTGGGAGATCCAGCCGGAGCTCCTCACCCGCCTGCTCGTGCGCATGCACGAGGAGTACACGGGACCGAAGGGCATGCGCCTCTACGTCACCGAGAACGGCTGCGCCTACGACGACGTCGCCGGCCCAGACGAGCAGGTCGACGACCAGGACAGGCTCTCGTTCTACGACCAGCACCTGCGCGCCACGCACGCCGCGATCGCCCAGGGGGCCGACGTCGCGGGATACTTCGCATGGTCGCTGCTCGACAACTTCGAGTGGGCCTGGGGCTACAACAAGCGCTTCGGCATCGTCCGGGTGAACTATGAGACCCAGGAACGTACGGTCAAGGCGAGCGGTGCCTGGTACGGCGAGGTCGCCAGCACCAACACCGTCCCGCCCCGCGGCTGA
- a CDS encoding DUF2505 domain-containing protein — MHTSITLHLPLATDAAVRLVNDPAFIRHKAAEAGSGVLSVDVTVGTDGSFTSAVRRVIPSDQIPAQARSFVGSELEIRQTEAWAEPTEGADGRRFGTVSVEITGAPVRMTGSITLVPAEGGSTMTYDGEIKSPVPLFGASIEKAAAEAIRQALTSEAATAAGWVADHPEA, encoded by the coding sequence ATGCACACGAGCATCACCCTGCACCTGCCGCTGGCGACGGACGCCGCGGTGCGGCTGGTCAACGACCCCGCCTTCATCCGTCACAAGGCGGCCGAGGCCGGGTCCGGGGTGCTCAGCGTCGACGTGACCGTCGGGACCGACGGCAGCTTCACCTCCGCCGTGCGCCGCGTGATCCCGAGCGACCAGATCCCCGCGCAGGCGCGGTCCTTCGTCGGGTCAGAGCTCGAGATCCGGCAGACCGAGGCGTGGGCCGAGCCCACCGAGGGGGCCGACGGCCGCCGCTTCGGTACCGTCTCGGTCGAGATCACCGGGGCGCCCGTGCGGATGACCGGCTCGATCACCCTCGTCCCCGCCGAGGGCGGGTCGACCATGACCTACGACGGCGAGATCAAGTCACCGGTGCCGCTGTTCGGGGCCAGCATCGAGAAGGCTGCGGCCGAGGCGATCCGCCAGGCGCTCACCTCCGAGGCCGCCACGGCAGCCGGGTGGGTCGCCGACCACCCCGAGGCCTGA